A genome region from Chryseobacterium sp. G0186 includes the following:
- a CDS encoding HipA family kinase: protein MQNLRTVTVKRYILPLREGGSLPALAEADDDFKYVLKFRGAGHGVKMLVSEFLGGKITEALGLKIPELVFVNLDADFGRTEADEEIQDLLKFSEGLNLGLHYLSGSITYDPGVSVDPLLASKIVWLDAFITNIDRTFRNTNMLMWNKELWIIDNGASFYFHHSWQNFDTAAKTPFKYVKDHVLLPKATMLDEANTFAHKVLDDTLFREIVNSIPEDWLQWNDADETPEEIREIYFKFLKTRLENSQIFVNEAKNARG, encoded by the coding sequence ATGCAGAATTTAAGAACAGTAACCGTAAAGCGTTACATTCTGCCCTTGAGAGAGGGAGGCTCACTTCCCGCTCTGGCAGAAGCTGATGATGATTTTAAATATGTCTTAAAATTCCGTGGTGCCGGCCATGGAGTAAAAATGCTTGTCTCCGAATTTTTAGGAGGAAAGATTACAGAAGCCCTGGGATTAAAAATTCCAGAACTGGTTTTCGTTAATCTTGACGCCGACTTCGGAAGAACGGAAGCTGACGAGGAAATTCAGGATTTGCTAAAGTTTTCTGAGGGACTGAATCTGGGACTGCACTATCTTTCCGGCTCTATCACCTATGATCCTGGTGTAAGTGTTGATCCTCTTCTGGCATCAAAAATTGTATGGCTGGATGCATTTATTACCAACATCGACCGTACTTTTAGGAATACCAATATGCTGATGTGGAATAAGGAACTTTGGATCATTGACAACGGAGCTTCTTTCTATTTTCATCATTCATGGCAAAATTTCGATACCGCTGCAAAGACTCCTTTCAAATATGTGAAAGACCATGTTCTTCTTCCTAAAGCTACCATGCTGGATGAAGCGAATACATTTGCTCATAAGGTATTGGATGACACTCTTTTCAGGGAAATTGTCAATTCAATTCCTGAAGACTGGTTACAATGGAATGATGCCGATGAAACTCCCGAAGAAATCCGTGAGATTTATTTTAAATTCCTGAAAACCCGATTAGAAAATTCCCAAATCTTTGTAAACGAAGCGAAAAATGCAAGAGGATAA
- a CDS encoding PKD domain-containing protein, with translation MKKTLLFLFLITFSFVFCQTSKRVFFIGNSYTYVNDLPTLIQNVAQSTGDALEHESQTPGGSTLQSHINSTTMAILTQGNWDYVVLQEQSQLPSFTDQQVQNLVYPYAAQLSDLIKSTNACGNVIFYMTWGRQNGDATRCTAQPAVCTYEGMDDLIYQRYVEMAKANEALLSPVGKVWRTIRQQNPSLNLYDQDESHPSYIGSMAAAYTFYTIIFKKDPTLVPYNGTLTPTQAQFIKDVVKTVVYNSLDSWNVTSNDVHSRFAYQFTAASTVKFTNKTQNATTYLWDFGDGTSSTQESPEHTYTAPGDYNVKLKTDACGSSTTKTKLLTINNLSTKESTVEDVVQIYPNPAQNFITITTQKKVEILSLKDASGRIIRHHSEKTASGYSVQLQHLSSGIYFLHYKTGENEFTKKIIKK, from the coding sequence ATGAAAAAAACTCTACTTTTTTTATTTTTAATCACATTTTCTTTTGTCTTTTGCCAGACAAGCAAGAGGGTATTCTTTATCGGAAACAGCTATACCTATGTAAATGATTTACCCACTTTAATTCAAAATGTTGCTCAGTCCACAGGGGATGCGTTGGAACATGAAAGCCAGACTCCCGGAGGTTCTACTCTTCAGAGCCATATCAACAGTACTACAATGGCTATCCTTACACAAGGGAATTGGGACTATGTTGTGCTACAGGAACAGAGCCAGCTTCCCTCCTTTACAGATCAGCAGGTTCAGAATCTGGTATATCCTTATGCTGCCCAACTTTCCGATCTTATAAAATCTACCAATGCCTGTGGTAACGTAATTTTTTATATGACATGGGGACGCCAAAACGGAGATGCTACCCGCTGCACCGCTCAACCAGCCGTTTGTACCTATGAGGGAATGGATGACCTGATCTATCAACGGTATGTTGAAATGGCAAAAGCCAATGAAGCCTTACTATCTCCGGTGGGAAAGGTCTGGAGAACCATCAGACAACAGAATCCATCTCTTAATCTCTATGATCAGGATGAATCTCATCCAAGCTATATAGGATCAATGGCTGCAGCATATACCTTCTATACCATAATCTTCAAAAAAGACCCCACACTTGTTCCTTATAATGGAACCCTTACTCCTACACAGGCGCAGTTCATTAAAGATGTTGTAAAAACTGTGGTTTATAATTCCCTGGACAGCTGGAATGTGACTTCCAATGATGTACACAGCAGATTTGCCTATCAGTTTACCGCAGCATCAACGGTTAAGTTTACCAACAAAACTCAAAATGCCACCACCTATCTGTGGGATTTCGGAGATGGCACCAGCTCTACCCAGGAAAGCCCAGAGCATACCTATACTGCTCCTGGAGATTATAATGTAAAACTTAAAACAGATGCATGCGGTTCCAGTACCACTAAAACAAAATTATTAACAATCAATAACCTCAGCACAAAGGAATCAACCGTTGAAGATGTTGTTCAGATTTATCCTAATCCTGCCCAGAATTTCATTACGATTACCACTCAAAAGAAAGTAGAGATTCTTTCGCTGAAAGACGCTAGCGGAAGAATTATCCGTCATCATTCTGAGAAAACTGCTTCCGGATATAGTGTACAGCTGCAGCATTTATCAAGCGGAATTTATTTTTTACATTATAAAACAGGAGAAAACGAGTTCACTAAAAAGATTATTAAAAAATAA
- a CDS encoding TonB-dependent receptor plug domain-containing protein: MKNKKTILSASVLFFLGVFTYGQEKDSIKTNKDKINTVEEVVVLGSRAGARSKLDSPVPVDVFNLKEASVILPQSNIGQILNAIAPSFTSTVQTNSDGTDHLDPAQLRGLGPDQVLVLVNGKRRHTSALVNVNGTPGRGTVGTDLNAIPSFALNRIEVLRDGAAAQYGSDAIAGVMNLELKKDTGKLTGQISYGGNLTPAANDHTGNFDGQNIQLDLNYGTKIGTKGGFFNITWSSQFRNPTYRAGTEKGAIYNAYNAIEQRALNDGVNLSSLFSDIKDTPNSQQIINYVHQYAQGVNYFSSDQLAGIQGATTIQDITDGNGNVIQKGLQSLLSFDVTDQELAYRGLTRKDFNMQVGQSKLNNHQLFINAEVPINEDWKVYTFGGYSLRHGTSGGFYRRPRESRTFTGLYPNGYLPQIGTDIQDISLAAGIKGKWDGWHIDFSNTFGQNSFTYNIGNTGNTSLRFASPNEFDAGGLRFTQNTINLDFSKKYDVLEGMNVAFGGEHRFENFKMTAGEEASYTTYDQYGNIWDGDAAKRPTDFFGAALPGGSQVFNGFRPENAVNKNRQSLAAYADVEFNFTNWLLVDAAARYENYSDFGSTFNYKLASRIKVAPNFNVRLAGSTGFRAPSIHQIYYNVTSTLFTNNQLLEVGTFSNDSEAAAALGMPKLKQETSKSASVGFTYKIPSVNLTFTADGYFTRINNRVLLTDQFLKAGVPDAAKKIYEKLNINAAQFFTNAIDTETKGIDVVISHNARFSDIKLDNNFAINLNQTKQVGDIHSSGLLQSPDLEKIYFSEKSRVYLEEAVPRVKASLSHTLAWKNATFYLRNTYFGKVTGADVLDANGDGIIEFNEHQKIGDKIITDISVAYQFTKNIGLTLGVNNLFDIYPTKNLPASSNNDQFVYSRSTSQFGQNGRYVFSRLNFNF; encoded by the coding sequence ATGAAAAATAAAAAAACTATTCTTTCTGCCTCTGTCTTATTTTTTCTGGGAGTATTTACTTACGGCCAGGAAAAAGACAGTATAAAAACAAATAAAGACAAAATAAATACCGTTGAAGAAGTGGTGGTGCTGGGTTCTAGAGCCGGAGCCAGATCTAAACTAGACAGTCCGGTTCCTGTAGATGTATTCAATCTAAAGGAAGCTTCTGTGATTCTTCCGCAATCCAATATCGGACAAATTCTGAATGCGATTGCTCCTTCCTTTACCTCTACGGTTCAGACCAATTCAGACGGTACAGACCATTTGGATCCTGCCCAGTTGAGAGGATTGGGACCAGATCAGGTATTGGTTTTGGTTAATGGGAAAAGAAGACATACTTCAGCATTGGTGAATGTGAACGGAACCCCGGGTAGAGGGACTGTAGGAACAGACCTTAACGCTATTCCTTCCTTTGCCTTAAACAGGATAGAGGTTCTGAGGGATGGTGCTGCAGCACAGTACGGATCAGACGCTATTGCCGGAGTAATGAACCTTGAGCTTAAAAAAGATACAGGAAAATTAACCGGTCAGATCAGTTATGGTGGAAATTTAACGCCGGCAGCCAATGATCACACAGGAAATTTTGATGGGCAGAATATTCAGTTAGACTTAAACTATGGGACTAAAATAGGAACCAAGGGTGGTTTCTTCAATATTACCTGGTCTTCACAGTTCAGAAATCCTACGTACAGAGCAGGAACTGAAAAAGGAGCTATTTACAATGCATACAACGCTATCGAACAGCGTGCATTGAATGACGGGGTGAATCTTTCTTCCCTTTTTTCAGATATTAAGGATACTCCGAACTCCCAGCAGATCATCAATTATGTTCACCAGTATGCTCAGGGAGTCAATTATTTCAGTTCGGATCAATTGGCAGGAATACAAGGTGCTACTACCATTCAGGATATAACAGACGGAAATGGAAATGTTATTCAAAAAGGGCTTCAGTCTTTATTGAGTTTTGATGTTACCGATCAGGAATTAGCCTACAGAGGATTGACCAGAAAGGATTTCAATATGCAGGTAGGGCAGTCCAAGCTTAATAATCATCAGCTTTTTATCAATGCTGAGGTTCCTATTAATGAGGACTGGAAAGTCTATACTTTCGGAGGATACAGCTTAAGACACGGTACTTCCGGAGGGTTTTACAGAAGACCAAGAGAAAGCAGAACCTTCACAGGACTGTATCCTAATGGGTACCTTCCTCAAATTGGAACAGACATTCAGGATATTTCATTGGCTGCAGGAATCAAAGGAAAATGGGACGGCTGGCATATTGATTTCAGTAATACTTTTGGACAGAATTCATTTACCTACAATATCGGAAATACAGGAAATACATCTCTGAGATTTGCTTCACCTAATGAGTTTGATGCTGGCGGGCTGAGGTTTACTCAAAATACGATCAATTTGGATTTCTCTAAAAAATATGATGTATTAGAAGGAATGAATGTGGCATTTGGAGGAGAGCACCGTTTTGAAAACTTTAAAATGACAGCCGGGGAAGAAGCTTCTTATACAACCTATGACCAATATGGAAATATATGGGATGGTGATGCCGCAAAAAGACCTACCGATTTCTTCGGGGCAGCGCTTCCTGGAGGTTCACAGGTATTTAATGGGTTTAGACCGGAGAATGCAGTAAACAAAAACAGACAGTCACTTGCTGCCTATGCAGACGTTGAATTCAACTTTACCAACTGGCTTTTGGTAGATGCCGCAGCGAGATATGAAAATTATTCCGATTTCGGTTCTACTTTCAATTATAAATTGGCTTCAAGAATTAAGGTTGCTCCCAATTTTAATGTAAGACTGGCAGGTTCTACAGGATTTAGAGCACCCTCTATTCACCAGATCTATTATAATGTGACCTCTACTTTATTTACCAACAACCAGCTTTTGGAAGTAGGAACATTCAGTAATGATTCAGAGGCAGCAGCAGCATTGGGGATGCCAAAACTGAAGCAGGAAACCTCAAAATCTGCAAGTGTAGGTTTTACCTATAAAATTCCATCTGTGAATTTAACATTTACTGCGGATGGTTACTTTACAAGAATCAATAACAGAGTTCTCCTTACAGACCAGTTCCTAAAGGCTGGAGTTCCTGATGCAGCAAAAAAAATCTATGAGAAATTAAACATCAATGCCGCTCAGTTCTTTACCAATGCCATTGATACGGAAACAAAAGGGATAGACGTGGTTATTTCACATAATGCAAGGTTCTCAGACATAAAACTGGATAATAACTTTGCCATTAACCTTAACCAGACCAAGCAGGTTGGAGATATTCATTCCTCAGGGTTATTGCAGTCTCCGGATTTAGAAAAAATCTATTTCTCAGAAAAATCAAGGGTTTATCTGGAAGAAGCTGTTCCAAGAGTGAAAGCAAGTCTTTCTCACACCCTGGCTTGGAAAAATGCTACTTTCTACCTTAGAAATACCTACTTTGGAAAAGTAACAGGAGCTGATGTTCTTGATGCCAACGGGGATGGAATCATAGAATTTAATGAACACCAGAAAATAGGGGATAAGATCATTACCGATATTTCTGTAGCCTATCAGTTTACAAAAAACATAGGATTGACTTTAGGGGTAAACAATCTGTTTGATATTTATCCGACTAAAAATTTACCTGCGTCCAGTAACAACGATCAGTTTGTGTACTCGCGCTCTACCTCACAGTTTGGTCAGAACGGAAGATATGTATTCTCCAGACTTAATTTCAATTTTTAA
- a CDS encoding carbon starvation protein A, translating to MESLNNINALTLIFVSVLIFAIAYRFYGIFIANKVLRLNDRNTTPAVEFADGKDYVATNKNVLFGHHFAAIAAAGPLVGPVLAAQFGYLPGALWILIGCVLGGGVHDMIVLFASVRHKGQSLATIASKEIGKATGTVAGFAILFILILTLAGLSLACINAMHEASWSLFTVIITMPIAIIMGLIMRYKKNSVLFASILGGILLVAGIIGGHSLMQNATINNLFSWDIKTISIAIPLYGFIASVLPVWLLLVPRDYLSTYLKIGTIIMLAIGVIVIHPTIQMPAITAFVNGGGPIIGGPVLPFIFIVIACGAISGFHAVIATGTTPKMLNKEREILFVGYGAMLVEGFVALMALIAACTLMPGDYFAINTPKETYDAFLAAHPSLHGVDIDYYSQKIGIDLYGRTGGAVSLAVGMAHIFNKIPYMDQLTAYWYNFAIMFEAVFILTAIDAGTRVGRFFLQEMLGSVVPKFNDKNWIPGIIISSLLFTFAWGYLVYTGNVNSIWPLFGISNQLLAACGLIVCTTMLIRMKRGKYALCSAIPGVFMAGITFWAGYIQVTAIYIPKGQYLLGVLAATAMILMLIVFIGAFRKWYHLLKINTTEIDHYGEAVKELVER from the coding sequence ATGGAATCTTTAAACAATATCAATGCACTTACGCTCATATTTGTATCTGTTCTTATTTTTGCGATAGCCTACCGTTTTTATGGTATTTTTATTGCCAATAAAGTTCTTCGGCTTAATGACAGGAATACCACTCCTGCCGTAGAATTTGCAGATGGTAAAGATTACGTTGCCACCAATAAAAATGTACTTTTCGGACATCACTTTGCAGCTATTGCGGCGGCGGGACCTTTAGTAGGGCCTGTTCTTGCGGCACAATTCGGATATCTTCCCGGTGCATTATGGATATTGATAGGCTGTGTCCTGGGAGGTGGTGTACACGACATGATTGTACTCTTTGCTTCAGTAAGGCATAAGGGACAGAGTCTTGCCACTATTGCTTCCAAAGAAATAGGAAAAGCAACAGGAACTGTGGCAGGTTTTGCTATCCTTTTCATTCTGATTCTTACGCTGGCAGGTTTATCATTGGCTTGTATCAATGCGATGCATGAAGCTTCATGGTCTCTTTTTACGGTGATCATTACCATGCCTATTGCGATCATTATGGGACTCATTATGCGTTATAAAAAGAACAGTGTCCTGTTTGCAAGTATTCTTGGAGGTATTCTTTTGGTTGCCGGGATTATCGGGGGACACAGCCTGATGCAGAATGCTACGATAAATAACCTGTTTTCCTGGGATATTAAAACAATTTCTATTGCGATTCCGCTGTATGGGTTTATTGCTTCTGTACTACCGGTATGGCTTCTTTTAGTTCCAAGAGATTATCTTTCGACTTATTTAAAAATAGGAACTATTATTATGCTGGCTATTGGGGTAATTGTTATTCACCCTACCATACAGATGCCGGCTATTACAGCTTTTGTAAATGGTGGCGGACCTATTATTGGGGGTCCGGTACTTCCCTTTATTTTCATTGTGATTGCCTGTGGAGCGATTTCCGGATTCCATGCTGTAATTGCTACGGGAACAACTCCGAAAATGCTTAATAAAGAAAGAGAAATACTTTTCGTAGGATATGGAGCCATGCTCGTGGAAGGCTTTGTAGCATTGATGGCACTTATTGCCGCCTGTACACTAATGCCAGGTGATTATTTTGCCATCAATACTCCCAAAGAAACATATGATGCGTTTCTTGCAGCACATCCTTCATTACACGGAGTAGATATTGATTATTATTCACAGAAAATAGGTATTGATTTATATGGAAGAACCGGAGGTGCGGTATCTCTGGCTGTGGGAATGGCTCATATATTCAATAAGATCCCGTATATGGATCAGCTGACAGCCTATTGGTATAATTTTGCCATTATGTTTGAAGCGGTATTTATTCTTACTGCCATTGATGCAGGAACAAGGGTTGGGCGATTTTTTTTACAGGAAATGCTGGGTTCTGTTGTTCCAAAATTCAATGATAAAAACTGGATTCCTGGAATTATTATCAGTAGTCTTCTTTTCACATTTGCATGGGGTTACCTCGTGTACACAGGAAATGTAAACAGTATTTGGCCGTTATTTGGAATCAGTAATCAGTTGCTGGCTGCCTGCGGACTTATTGTCTGTACAACGATGCTGATAAGGATGAAAAGAGGGAAATATGCTTTATGCTCAGCGATTCCGGGAGTTTTCATGGCGGGGATAACATTCTGGGCAGGTTATATTCAGGTGACCGCCATCTACATCCCTAAAGGACAATATTTACTGGGCGTTTTAGCGGCAACGGCAATGATTCTTATGCTTATTGTATTTATAGGGGCTTTCAGAAAGTGGTATCACCTTCTTAAGATCAATACAACGGAAATTGACCATTATGGAGAAGCAGTAAAAGAACTGGTAGAAAGATAA
- a CDS encoding DUF3037 domain-containing protein, translating into MQEDKIYEYAVIRLVPKVEREEFFNIGLVMFSKREKFIRVEFYLCPDKFKLMHSKLDYDDVIQNLESFQKIAHGDKDGGPIAQLDVPERFRWLTAVRSAVVQTSRPHPGKSKDLNTTFGKLFEELVK; encoded by the coding sequence ATGCAAGAGGATAAAATATATGAATACGCGGTAATACGCCTAGTACCCAAAGTTGAGAGAGAGGAATTTTTCAATATTGGACTGGTGATGTTTTCCAAAAGAGAGAAATTCATCCGGGTTGAATTTTATTTATGTCCTGATAAATTCAAGCTGATGCACAGCAAGCTGGATTATGATGATGTCATTCAAAATCTTGAAAGCTTTCAGAAAATCGCCCACGGAGATAAGGATGGCGGACCTATTGCACAACTTGATGTTCCTGAACGTTTCCGTTGGCTAACGGCTGTAAGAAGTGCTGTTGTACAAACTTCAAGACCTCATCCGGGAAAATCTAAAGACTTAAATACTACTTTTGGTAAACTTTTTGAGGAGTTAGTAAAATAA
- a CDS encoding alpha/beta hydrolase, with amino-acid sequence MKSSINNISIYRFFTNLFFVLFLSSSHFFFSQNFSQSPVKVPKTKSTLLPKITALTENIVYKTNKKGDSLTLDLYAPKNISAEKFPVLIYVHGGGWVEGDKEIHADDYVENTIKKLIAKQYAVISINYTLLNDKTHFPLPLEDTKDAIRWVRKNAEKYHFDTNNIGLFGASAGAHLSLLAAYTPENTFIGSPELSSYSTKVNYVIDHYGPADLNTLFHTKLGTIPVAMIGLMSQKIVSLQQNLVKGLSGYDLKKDQGRAIDYLETISPVNFVSGGVPTLIVQGNNDKIVPLSQSKKLHRKLNRAKIQNSLIIIDGGIHGFGTTDKAYLDQMTDQMVDFIVSQKK; translated from the coding sequence ATGAAATCATCTATAAACAACATATCAATCTACAGGTTTTTCACAAACCTGTTTTTTGTTTTATTTTTAAGCTCTTCTCATTTCTTTTTTTCTCAAAACTTCTCACAATCACCGGTTAAGGTTCCGAAAACGAAGAGTACTCTACTTCCAAAAATTACAGCACTCACTGAAAATATAGTATACAAAACCAATAAAAAGGGCGATTCTCTTACTTTGGACCTTTATGCTCCTAAAAATATTTCAGCTGAAAAATTCCCGGTTTTAATCTATGTTCACGGAGGTGGATGGGTAGAGGGAGACAAAGAGATCCATGCCGATGACTATGTTGAAAATACAATCAAAAAACTGATCGCAAAGCAATATGCTGTGATTAGTATCAATTATACTCTTCTGAACGACAAAACTCATTTTCCGCTCCCATTGGAAGATACCAAGGATGCTATACGATGGGTTAGAAAAAATGCAGAAAAGTATCATTTTGACACCAACAACATTGGACTTTTTGGGGCTTCAGCAGGGGCGCACCTTTCTTTACTGGCAGCCTACACTCCGGAAAACACGTTTATAGGCAGCCCTGAATTATCTTCTTATTCTACAAAAGTAAATTACGTAATTGATCATTACGGTCCCGCCGATTTGAATACGCTTTTCCACACAAAATTAGGAACAATACCGGTAGCTATGATTGGATTAATGTCACAAAAGATTGTCAGCCTGCAGCAGAATCTGGTGAAAGGGCTTTCAGGATATGATCTCAAGAAAGACCAGGGCAGAGCCATTGATTATCTTGAAACCATCTCTCCTGTTAATTTTGTTTCCGGAGGGGTACCTACTTTAATTGTTCAGGGAAATAATGACAAAATTGTTCCTTTAAGCCAATCTAAAAAACTTCACAGAAAATTAAACAGAGCCAAAATACAAAACTCTCTGATCATCATAGACGGAGGAATACATGGCTTTGGCACTACTGACAAAGCTTACCTGGATCAAATGACGGATCAGATGGTAGATTTTATTGTTTCACAGAAGAAATAA
- a CDS encoding ATP-dependent helicase, whose protein sequence is MDYLKGLNESQYEAVTSLQGPLMVLAGAGSGKTRVLTMRIAHLIYNGVDPFNILALTFTNKAAREMKERIAKVVGDSNARSLWMGTFHSVFARILRIEGHYLGYPSNFTIYDQQDALNVIKKVLKDMNIDADLYKPKKVQARISTYKNNLITVKAYFNNPELMEADEKANMKFIGQIYQRYVDACFRNGSMDFDDLLLKTNELLTRFPEVLAKYQDRFRYIMVDEYQDTNHSQYLIVKALASKFENICVVGDDAQSIYSFRGANIYNILNFKKDYPDAITVSLEQNYRSTQNIVNAANVVIAKNLQQFKKNVFSDNEEGDKIKIYRSLSDADEANFVAGNIWELRNRDQRKYSDFAILYRTNSQTRAFEDALRRKNIPYKVYGGLSFYQRKEVKDLIGYLRLLINENDSEALMRIINYPARGIGETTQNKLIVFADAQNVSVSKVLDNLPMYSPQLGLNNGVLNKLNDFWSMIKAFEVLLKTETAYSVAMEVAKRSGLIKFLKDDQTPEGISRVENVQELMNSMQGFIEEQIQLEDGDPSLSNFLENIALSADTQDKTLEDDMVSLMTIHLSKGLEFPVVHLVGLEENLFPSFMSSATREDLEEERRLFYVALTRAEKQVFFSYAVSRFQWGKITDAEPSRFLSEIDDEYIEFLNPVLEKRFINNSGVKSNIFDEHPSEMRSFKKVEKKTIERGESPKPVQEARKLKPVSTAKIINPSGSSSQDIEVGDKVRHDRFGIGEVTFLDGTDPQNIKAKVVFIHEGEKNLILKYAKLTKI, encoded by the coding sequence ATGGATTATTTGAAAGGACTCAATGAATCACAATATGAAGCCGTTACCTCTTTACAAGGACCTTTAATGGTGCTTGCAGGAGCCGGTTCCGGGAAAACACGTGTACTTACCATGCGTATTGCCCATTTAATTTACAATGGAGTGGATCCTTTCAATATTCTGGCTCTAACCTTTACCAATAAAGCGGCCCGTGAAATGAAGGAACGTATTGCAAAGGTAGTAGGAGACAGCAATGCAAGAAGTCTCTGGATGGGAACTTTTCACTCAGTTTTTGCCAGAATTTTAAGAATTGAGGGGCATTACCTTGGATATCCATCCAATTTTACCATTTACGATCAGCAGGATGCACTGAACGTCATTAAAAAGGTATTAAAGGATATGAATATTGATGCCGATCTTTATAAACCCAAAAAAGTTCAGGCAAGAATCTCTACCTACAAAAACAATTTGATTACTGTAAAGGCCTATTTCAATAATCCGGAATTGATGGAAGCAGATGAAAAGGCTAATATGAAATTCATCGGGCAAATCTACCAAAGGTATGTAGATGCATGTTTCAGAAACGGTTCCATGGATTTTGATGACCTGCTGTTGAAGACCAATGAATTGTTGACCCGTTTCCCGGAAGTATTGGCGAAATATCAGGACAGATTCAGATATATCATGGTAGATGAGTACCAGGATACAAACCATTCTCAGTATTTGATTGTAAAAGCACTGGCTTCAAAATTTGAAAATATCTGTGTGGTGGGAGATGATGCCCAGTCTATCTATTCTTTCCGTGGAGCAAATATTTATAATATCCTGAACTTCAAAAAGGATTATCCGGATGCAATCACTGTATCTCTTGAGCAAAATTATCGTTCAACACAGAATATCGTCAATGCAGCAAACGTTGTTATTGCGAAAAACCTGCAGCAGTTTAAGAAAAATGTATTCAGTGATAATGAAGAAGGGGATAAAATCAAAATATACCGTTCTCTTTCAGACGCTGATGAAGCGAACTTCGTAGCAGGAAATATCTGGGAACTTCGCAACCGCGATCAGAGAAAATACAGCGATTTTGCTATTTTATACAGAACAAACTCTCAGACCAGAGCATTTGAAGATGCCTTGAGACGTAAAAATATTCCTTATAAGGTTTATGGTGGACTTTCTTTCTACCAAAGAAAAGAGGTTAAGGATTTAATTGGATACCTAAGACTTCTTATCAATGAAAATGACTCTGAAGCGTTGATGAGAATCATTAATTATCCTGCGAGAGGAATTGGGGAAACTACACAGAACAAGCTGATCGTTTTTGCAGATGCACAAAATGTTTCCGTATCAAAGGTATTGGATAATTTACCAATGTATTCGCCTCAATTAGGCTTAAATAATGGTGTTTTAAATAAGCTGAATGATTTCTGGTCTATGATCAAAGCATTCGAGGTGCTGTTGAAAACGGAAACTGCCTACAGCGTTGCGATGGAAGTTGCAAAGCGAAGCGGATTAATTAAGTTTTTAAAGGATGATCAGACACCGGAAGGAATTTCAAGGGTAGAAAACGTTCAGGAATTGATGAACTCTATGCAAGGGTTTATTGAAGAACAGATACAGCTGGAGGATGGAGATCCTAGTCTTTCCAATTTCCTTGAAAATATTGCTCTTTCTGCCGATACTCAGGATAAAACTCTTGAAGACGATATGGTTTCCTTAATGACGATTCACCTTTCAAAAGGACTGGAATTCCCTGTCGTACATTTGGTGGGTCTTGAGGAAAATCTTTTCCCAAGTTTCATGAGTTCTGCAACAAGGGAAGATCTTGAAGAAGAAAGAAGACTGTTTTATGTAGCTTTGACAAGAGCGGAGAAGCAAGTATTTTTCTCTTACGCTGTTTCCCGTTTCCAATGGGGGAAAATTACGGATGCCGAACCATCAAGGTTCTTAAGTGAAATTGATGATGAATATATTGAATTCCTTAATCCTGTGCTGGAAAAAAGATTTATCAATAATTCCGGAGTAAAATCCAATATTTTTGATGAACATCCGTCTGAAATGAGATCTTTCAAGAAAGTTGAAAAAAAGACTATTGAACGAGGTGAAAGCCCAAAACCAGTTCAGGAAGCAAGAAAGCTAAAACCGGTAAGCACCGCTAAAATTATCAATCCAAGCGGATCATCTTCCCAGGATATTGAAGTCGGGGACAAAGTGAGACACGATCGTTTCGGAATAGGAGAGGTTACTTTCCTGGATGGTACAGATCCTCAAAATATCAAAGCCAAAGTTGTTTTCATCCATGAAGGAGAAAAAAACCTGATCTTGAAGTATGCTAAACTGACAAAGATTTAG